A window of Marinobacter salarius contains these coding sequences:
- the serB gene encoding phosphoserine phosphatase SerB produces the protein MSELVLINVSGRDKPGLTSEITGIMGQYDVRILDIGQAVIHDHLTWGILIEIPDESKSSPVIRDLLFRLHALDLQVRFAPITIEEYQQWAEGRNRACYIVTLLSRDIKAEQIARVSAITARHGLNIDNISRLSARPSLNSSNNRIACVEFSVRGTPSDLEQLRSDFLHIAGEMNVDIAFQEDSIFRRNRRLVVFDMDSTLIDAEVIDELALEAGVGAQVAEITERAMQGELDFGQSFAERLALLKGLDESVLEGIAARLNMTEGAEHLILSLKSLGYRTAILSGGFTYFARHLQEKLGIDYVYANELEIENGKVTGRVSGQIVDGKRKAELLQEIAEREHISREQVIAVGDGANDLPMLSQAGLGVAFRAKPLVKESARHSISTLGLDAILYLIGFRESDSLQARGR, from the coding sequence GTGAGTGAGCTGGTTCTGATTAACGTTTCAGGGCGGGACAAGCCAGGCCTGACGTCTGAGATAACCGGCATCATGGGGCAGTATGATGTGCGTATTCTCGACATCGGCCAGGCGGTGATTCATGACCACCTGACCTGGGGTATCCTGATTGAGATTCCTGATGAGTCCAAATCCTCGCCGGTGATTCGCGACCTTCTGTTTCGGCTGCATGCGCTGGATCTGCAGGTGCGTTTTGCGCCGATTACGATCGAGGAGTACCAGCAGTGGGCGGAGGGACGTAACCGCGCCTGCTACATCGTCACGCTGCTATCACGGGATATCAAGGCCGAACAGATAGCGCGGGTATCCGCCATTACCGCCCGCCATGGCCTGAACATCGATAACATCAGCCGGCTTTCTGCCCGTCCGTCGCTGAATTCTTCCAATAACCGTATTGCCTGCGTCGAATTTTCCGTCCGTGGCACGCCATCCGACCTGGAACAACTGCGTTCCGACTTCCTGCATATCGCCGGGGAAATGAACGTGGATATTGCCTTCCAGGAGGACTCCATTTTCCGCCGTAATCGACGGCTTGTTGTGTTCGATATGGATTCCACCCTGATCGACGCCGAAGTGATCGACGAGTTGGCATTGGAGGCGGGCGTCGGGGCGCAGGTGGCGGAGATTACCGAGCGGGCCATGCAGGGAGAACTGGATTTCGGGCAGAGCTTTGCAGAGCGCCTGGCGCTGCTAAAGGGGCTGGATGAATCGGTGCTTGAGGGCATCGCCGCCCGCCTGAATATGACTGAAGGTGCGGAACATCTGATACTCAGCCTGAAATCCCTGGGCTACCGTACGGCGATACTGTCTGGTGGCTTTACCTACTTTGCCCGTCATCTGCAGGAAAAGCTGGGAATTGACTATGTGTACGCCAACGAGCTGGAAATTGAGAACGGCAAGGTAACCGGCCGGGTGTCTGGGCAAATTGTTGATGGCAAGCGCAAGGCGGAATTGCTTCAGGAAATCGCGGAACGCGAACACATTTCCCGGGAGCAGGTCATTGCGGTGGGTGATGGGGCCAACGACCTTCCCATGCTTAGCCAGGCGGGGCTGGGCGTGGCTTTCCGGGCCAAACCTCTGGTCAAGGAATCTGCTCGCCATTCCATTTCGACCCTGGGGCTGGATGCGATTCTCTACCTGATCGGGTTCAGGGAAAGCGATAGCCTTCAGGCTCGAGGACGGTAG